The following are encoded together in the Gemmatimonadota bacterium genome:
- the thiS gene encoding sulfur carrier protein ThiS, giving the protein MAIRANGEDLRIASEHTVTSLLAELGVHPAAVVIELNREILRRERFAETKVREGDVLEVVHFVGGG; this is encoded by the coding sequence ATCGCCATTCGCGCAAACGGCGAGGATCTGCGCATCGCCTCTGAACATACCGTGACCAGTCTGCTCGCGGAGCTCGGCGTCCATCCTGCCGCCGTCGTGATCGAACTCAACCGCGAAATCCTGAGGCGGGAACGCTTCGCCGAAACGAAGGTCCGGGAGGGAGACGTGCTCGAGGTCGTGCACTTCGTGGGCGGTGGCTGA
- a CDS encoding thiamine phosphate synthase — MDSRKRGRLRRALQLSMAACGPTSRRIRTALPRLHVVTDDDILARPDFSIQAERMLRLPIALHVRGPRTNGRTVFELAEALSAEPRPGHPTRKGRLIVNDRLDIALSLPVDGVHLGARSFTAVAARELIAGVGPTRAVPRSSQAVRGSAPNGLAVGVSIRLATTESIATPDPGGRKDRDPDPPAAVDYVFAGNLFKTRSHPGRPGAGLAAISRTAEAAKSVPVIAIGGITPKTAADAFRAGAYGIAVVSGVWGRTDPVHAAEDYLRALP, encoded by the coding sequence ATGGATAGCCGGAAGAGGGGTCGCCTGCGGCGAGCGCTTCAACTGAGCATGGCTGCCTGCGGACCGACCTCCCGCCGCATTCGAACGGCGCTACCGCGCCTTCACGTCGTCACCGACGACGACATCCTCGCCAGACCGGACTTCTCCATCCAGGCGGAACGGATGCTCCGGCTGCCCATTGCGCTTCACGTCCGGGGACCGCGCACGAACGGCAGGACGGTCTTCGAGCTGGCCGAAGCGCTGTCGGCCGAGCCGCGGCCCGGCCATCCGACGAGGAAGGGTCGGCTGATCGTGAATGATCGCCTCGACATCGCTCTCAGCCTGCCGGTGGACGGCGTTCACCTCGGCGCCCGTTCCTTCACCGCCGTCGCCGCCCGTGAGCTGATCGCTGGCGTGGGCCCGACCCGTGCGGTCCCGAGGTCTTCGCAAGCCGTCCGAGGTTCAGCCCCGAACGGCCTGGCCGTCGGTGTCTCGATCCGGCTCGCGACCACCGAATCGATCGCGACTCCCGATCCCGGCGGAAGGAAGGACCGCGACCCGGATCCGCCCGCTGCGGTAGATTACGTCTTCGCCGGCAACCTTTTCAAGACCCGCAGCCACCCGGGACGCCCCGGCGCCGGACTTGCGGCTATCTCCCGCACGGCCGAAGCCGCCAAATCGGTACCTGTGATCGCGATCGGGGGTATCACTCCAAAGACCGCAGCGGACGCCTTTCGCGCCGGGGCCTACGGAATCGCGGTTGTGAGCGGCGTCTGGGGGCGCACCGATCCCGTTCATGCCGCGGAAGACTACCTGAGGGCCTTGCCTTGA
- the fmt gene encoding methionyl-tRNA formyltransferase produces MRIAFWGTPDFAVASLRALAEAGHDIVAAVTRPDRPFGRGRLLRPSAVKERALDMGTPVLQPDSPKEPGFAEALGAARPDLSVVVAYGRLIPTSLLDLPSLGSINLHASLLPELRGAAPIAWAIARGYETSGVSVMRMVEEMDAGPVIRTATLTIEAAVTASELAVRLAELGAATVVKAVAALEAGRAQERPQDHSSATFAPKITRQIARVDWSRSASEVACQLRAMDRKPGAWSLLSGKPVKLFRPEEDAPPPGCRDADSFGHPPGTVVCADVRDGLAVACGHGVLGVGEVQPPGKKRMSAKSWIAGRGVACGERFN; encoded by the coding sequence GTGAGAATAGCCTTCTGGGGCACACCGGACTTCGCGGTCGCTTCCCTGCGGGCTCTGGCGGAAGCCGGGCACGATATCGTCGCGGCCGTGACCCGGCCCGACCGCCCCTTCGGTAGGGGCAGGCTCCTCCGGCCGTCGGCGGTAAAGGAGCGTGCGCTCGACATGGGAACGCCGGTCCTGCAGCCCGATTCGCCCAAGGAGCCCGGTTTCGCCGAAGCCCTGGGGGCTGCTCGGCCCGACCTGTCGGTCGTGGTCGCCTACGGGCGGCTGATTCCGACCTCGCTGCTCGACCTTCCGTCCCTGGGGTCGATCAACCTCCACGCCTCGCTGCTTCCCGAGCTCAGAGGAGCCGCCCCCATCGCCTGGGCGATCGCTCGCGGTTACGAGACCTCCGGGGTCTCGGTGATGCGCATGGTGGAAGAGATGGACGCCGGTCCGGTGATACGGACGGCTACGCTAACCATCGAGGCCGCAGTGACGGCAAGCGAACTGGCGGTACGGCTCGCCGAACTGGGAGCCGCGACCGTGGTGAAGGCGGTGGCCGCGTTGGAAGCCGGACGTGCGCAGGAGCGGCCTCAGGATCACAGCTCGGCCACCTTCGCGCCGAAGATCACTCGGCAGATCGCCCGAGTGGACTGGAGTCGATCCGCCTCGGAGGTCGCGTGCCAGTTGCGCGCGATGGACCGGAAACCGGGCGCCTGGAGCCTGCTCTCGGGGAAACCGGTGAAGCTCTTCCGTCCCGAAGAGGACGCGCCGCCGCCGGGTTGCCGCGACGCCGATTCGTTCGGCCATCCGCCGGGCACGGTCGTTTGCGCCGACGTGCGCGACGGGCTGGCGGTCGCCTGCGGCCACGGCGTTCTCGGGGTGGGAGAGGTCCAACCACCTGGGAAGAAGCGGATGAGCGCAAAGTCATGGATAGCCGGAAGAGGGGTCGCCTGCGGCGAGCGCTTCAACTGA
- the def gene encoding peptide deformylase, producing the protein MALRRIVLLGDPVLRRPAEEVTEFDEELQELVTDLYETMYEAEGIGLAAPQVGVSRRVCVVDVREEGAQGHLAIVNPHIVEASRERSRKTEGCLSIPGVEEAVERPAEVTVEGRDVRGEPLALSARGIFARALQHEIDHLDGVLFLDRLSPLKRRMLLAKWRKSGEGRE; encoded by the coding sequence ATGGCCCTCCGTCGAATCGTTCTCCTGGGGGACCCCGTGCTCCGCCGCCCGGCCGAGGAGGTCACCGAATTCGATGAGGAGCTGCAGGAGCTGGTCACCGATCTTTACGAGACCATGTACGAAGCCGAAGGCATAGGTCTGGCCGCACCGCAGGTCGGGGTGAGCAGGCGGGTGTGCGTGGTCGACGTGCGGGAGGAAGGCGCGCAAGGGCACCTGGCCATCGTCAACCCGCACATAGTGGAGGCGAGTCGGGAACGGAGCCGAAAAACGGAGGGGTGCCTGAGCATCCCGGGAGTGGAGGAGGCCGTGGAACGCCCCGCCGAAGTCACGGTGGAAGGGCGCGATGTCCGCGGCGAGCCGCTCGCCCTGAGCGCGCGGGGCATCTTCGCTCGGGCCCTCCAGCACGAGATCGACCATCTCGACGGCGTTCTCTTCCTCGACCGCCTGAGTCCGCTCAAGCGCAGGATGCTCCTTGCCAAGTGGCGCAAGTCGGGCGAGGGGCGTGAGTGA
- the yajC gene encoding preprotein translocase subunit YajC, with protein sequence MNLPVLTTPLPLPAAPGEGTSGLLRLLLQVTAFLAIFYFLLIRPNQKREKARRQSIEALKPGDEIVTNGGIIGSVVHIDDGRLTVRTGDSTRITVDQARVAAVLDVK encoded by the coding sequence ATGAACCTCCCCGTCCTGACGACTCCGCTCCCACTTCCGGCCGCTCCTGGCGAAGGCACCTCCGGATTGCTGCGCCTCCTTCTCCAGGTGACCGCCTTCCTGGCCATCTTCTACTTCCTCCTGATCCGACCCAATCAGAAGCGGGAGAAGGCGCGACGCCAGTCGATCGAAGCCCTCAAGCCGGGTGACGAGATCGTGACGAACGGCGGCATCATCGGCAGCGTGGTCCACATCGACGACGGCAGGCTGACGGTGAGGACCGGCGACTCCACTCGCATCACCGTAGATCAGGCCCGGGTCGCCGCGGTTCTCGACGTTAAGTAG
- the tgt gene encoding tRNA guanosine(34) transglycosylase Tgt, protein MSAAVSFSVEKSVGRARSGVLTTLRGELPTPHFMPVGTQGTVKGLSMDEVRDTGARMVLANAYHLFLRPGHERVRQLGGLHSFMRWDGPILTDSGGYQVFSLSAIRRISDEGVVFGSHIDGSRHLFTPESVVDIQRALGSDITMALDECPPAGSDPAAARDAARRTLAWLERAARHFHAREPETDASPQALFPVLQGGVFPELRRAHARRVLDTGDFPGFGIGGLSVGESKEAMRSALEAVDEALPADRPRYLMGVGYPDDLLEAIARGCDLFDCVAPTRNARHGTVWTSEEGQINLKAARFKDDRLPVDPSCGCATCAIYDRAYLRHLVVAGEWLAVRLLSVHNLRFLASLTAEARRRIRRREFGSWSREWLRRFRAAPARSRPALQSSNRTPNPELP, encoded by the coding sequence TTGAGCGCGGCCGTCTCGTTCAGCGTCGAAAAATCCGTGGGAAGGGCGCGGAGCGGCGTCCTGACCACTCTGCGCGGCGAACTTCCCACACCGCACTTCATGCCTGTGGGCACCCAGGGAACGGTCAAGGGGCTCTCGATGGACGAGGTGCGCGATACCGGCGCCCGCATGGTGCTGGCCAACGCCTATCACCTCTTCCTCCGTCCCGGCCACGAGCGGGTGCGACAGCTCGGGGGGCTCCACAGCTTCATGCGCTGGGATGGACCGATCCTGACCGACTCCGGCGGCTACCAGGTCTTCTCGCTTTCGGCCATTCGCCGGATCTCCGACGAAGGCGTCGTTTTCGGCAGCCACATCGACGGCAGCCGCCATCTCTTCACTCCCGAATCGGTCGTCGATATCCAGAGGGCTCTCGGTTCGGACATCACCATGGCGCTCGACGAGTGCCCGCCCGCCGGATCCGACCCTGCCGCAGCCCGGGACGCCGCTCGGCGCACACTGGCCTGGCTCGAACGGGCGGCTCGGCACTTCCATGCTCGCGAACCGGAGACCGACGCGTCTCCGCAGGCCCTTTTCCCGGTGCTCCAGGGCGGTGTCTTTCCCGAACTCCGTCGAGCACACGCCCGGCGAGTCCTCGATACCGGCGACTTCCCCGGCTTCGGCATCGGCGGCCTCAGCGTCGGCGAGTCGAAGGAGGCCATGCGGTCCGCGCTCGAAGCGGTCGACGAAGCTCTGCCCGCTGACCGACCGCGTTACCTCATGGGTGTCGGCTATCCCGACGACCTCCTCGAGGCCATCGCCCGAGGGTGCGACCTCTTCGACTGCGTGGCTCCTACGCGGAACGCTCGTCACGGCACGGTCTGGACGAGCGAGGAGGGCCAGATCAACTTGAAAGCGGCTCGTTTCAAGGATGACCGACTGCCCGTCGATCCGAGCTGCGGCTGCGCCACCTGCGCGATTTACGACCGAGCCTACCTTCGACATCTTGTGGTTGCCGGAGAGTGGCTGGCTGTTCGCCTGCTCTCGGTCCACAACCTGCGCTTTCTCGCTAGTCTTACCGCAGAGGCCCGCCGTCGCATTCGACGCCGCGAGTTTGGATCCTGGTCACGCGAATGGCTCCGACGCTTCCGCGCAGCACCTGCCCGATCCCGACCTGCACTTCAATCCTCGAACCGAACCCCGAATCCGGAACTGCCATGA